From the Hoplias malabaricus isolate fHopMal1 chromosome 13, fHopMal1.hap1, whole genome shotgun sequence genome, the window atgaggctgCACATGAGAGATGTATAAACACATAGTGGAACTGTGCACTCTGAAAAGATGGAGCACCAAAACATAGTCCATCATCTCTAACTGACCTCATTAAGGCTCTCGTGgcagccatcaaatcctcacagcaatgtttcaagcTAGTAGAAGCTGTCAGTGCAGCAGAGCAGAGAGCTGTCACTGGGCCAGAGAATGTCCACAGCTTTTGGTCACATGGTGTGCGTGGAGTGAATGAACCCTCGTGTTGTTCTCCTCTGTGTTGTAGCGTCTGGGTCCATCAGCTTTGGCTGGAATCACCACGGTCATCCTCATCTTCCCCCTCAATGGCCTCATCGCCAAGATGCGGAGCAAGCTCCAGGTACAACACACAATGCTCTACAAACATGGACTGGACCGTGACAGACTAGACCTGTACAAACTGGACTATGACAGACTAGACCTTAACAGACTTTACTGTAACAGACTGCACCGTGACAGACTGGACCTATACAGACTGGACTGTGACAGACTAGACCTTAACGGACTGGGCAAAGAAGGACCACCAGGGAAACTGTGACTGAGTCCACAGCTTATTAAAGTGGGCTTATCAGTACAATTTTTACTCAAAACTAACCACAACATGCTGGGaaccccacccccaaccccaaACCAGACACACACTTTATAAATGCACGACCAAATCATTATGATTGTCTTCTTTTCCTAGTGGAGGGTGAAACCTCAGCTGACTGGGAAAGGACTAGACCATTCCTGGACACTGCTTTTGCTCAGGCTTTGTTACTTTACTCTGCATTTGCGCCGGGACACTCTTGGATGTGGGTTTGTACTCAGACCATTAAACACTGGGTTCATGTTTAGTGCGCCTTGTGGTGGTGACTTAATCCTCAGGACTTTGGTGTCTCACATGTGTCCAGATGTTTCTGTTCAAACAGAGAAAGTGACCTAAGTGCGTGGGACACTTTGGCGCTGAGGCTGGTTTGATGTCACTACACTTTACACGGTGGAAGTGACCACAGACGGTTTCCCACAGCTGTGAAAGCAACATTCCTTCATTTGCTTCATCCCCAGATCTGGAATACCACACATCAGACATTGACGCACTCTTTCTGACCTCTACTGACCTCCGCTACTCCCACACATCTGAACTGACCTCACTGATCAATACGTCTCTGTTGTGAAATACTGAACAATGTcttttctctcagctccactgaacacatTTCGTACTTTGCACTTTTTAGTTCTACAGGTACaagctgtagtccatctgttgccctgcatactttgttggtcaggacccccacagaacaggtatgatgtgggtggtaggtcattctcagctctgcagtgacactggcatggtggtggtggtgtgttagtgtgtgttttgccggcacgagtggattagacacagcagtgctactggagttttaaactccagtgctgagaataatccaccaaccaaatcatacctgttatGTGGGGGTCctcaccattgaagaacagagtgaaatgggaataagaaagtatgcagagcaacagctggactagAGTCTGTAATGGTAGAACTATAAAAATGTCTCTCACTGACAACGTTGCTAGATTGAGAGTGGTCCACTAACCAAAATTGTCTGGACAATTGTGGCCCTGTGGTCAgaaagtgagtggacagtgctgtattttaataatattgagGAATAAATGCATGTGACCTGGTGTGTGTTTCCCCGTTCTCAGGAGGTCCAGATGAAGCACATGGATGGCCGGATAAAGCTGATGACCGAGATCCTGAATGGGATCAAGATCCTGAAGTTTTACGCCTGGGAGAAGGCCTTCATGGAGAGGGTTCTGggatacagagagaaagagctgaAAGCCCTGAAACAGTCGCAGATCCTTTACTCCATCTCCATCGCCTCCTTCAACTCCTCCACTTTCCTGGTACAGCACaacaaaacaatgaatgaacaactgtgacctgctttggtcaaaaccccacaaatcagtgttctccccctgtctaaacagccttgttcagaacgcctgttcctttaaatgataatgagtcgctgttcaccccgaccccgagtgcacagcagtgaggagcgaggagcagaagctctggtttttagctgtttttgctctgttctcttttcacTCACTGCTCTTATTTCTGAGCACTTGTTGTgtcgtgttgtgttgtgttgaaccttgtctttgcactgTCACATAAATGCTGgttcagcgctgtgattggacaaatTCAGATGAGGGgccggggcaattctaaagtcccTGCGCTTGACACctgaagtggagcagaatcagaacggctcattTTATCCACTCTTTTCTGACTCAGACAGAGCATAGAAAACTGACTGTGGTCTTGttacacagtgtgtgggttggtggactcacGTAGTCCAGTACAATACACCAACTGCTTTAGCTGAAGATAACAGTATGTTGTTGCAAACACTGTACTGTAATTTCAATTCTGTAtttgcttatgtgtgtgtgtgtgctcagatTGCATTCGCCATGTTCGGAGTGTATGTGCTGATCGATGAGAAGAATGTCCTAGATGCTCAGAAAATTTTCGTGTCCATGGCCCTCATCAACATCCTGAAAACTCCCCTGAGTCAGCTGCCCTTCGCCATGAGCACCAGCATGCAGGTGAGTCTGACACAGCACCCCACAGTCAGCAAACCCACAATCATCTGACAGGGACAGAATCCCTCAGAACTGCTCAGAGAAAAACATTATACACGATTCTATAACACAAATCATAAATCATGTCCAATAGATCTAAAACCTCTGTAACTCAAATAaaagacatctacaccactgtGATTAACATATACAACCAGTCATAATTATCTATAAACCAGTAAAAATATCTACAGAATGGTAGAAAACATGTATGACTCTGCTTTAAAAATCCCTAACTCATCTGTAACCTAGTAAATAAATTCTATAACCTCTACAACGCTGTTATAAAACATCCATACAGCAgttacaaaacatttacaacACAGTGATCTATAACCTATCCTCCTGGTTTAAATGAGGGtgtagtacagaatctctgaaacATCCAGGCCACCAGGTGTCAGTATAGCTGCAGATTCAGAACTTGAAGAAGAGTCAGTGGAGAAAACAGCCCACTGCACCTTTAAGCATCTCCTGTGTTTACTGTGGGGGTCTTTTGCTGggctgggttttttttctgaacCAAGCGACTGAGATATGACTGGAACCCTGCACTGTGTAATTTCCCTCTCAGGCCTTGGTCTCTCTGAAGCGTCTGGGAAAGTTTCTGTGTCAAGACGAGCTGAAGCCGGACAGTGTGGTCAGAGTTCCCTCCGGCTCTGGTGAGTGGATTATAAACATAACCATAAACCACAGCACAGCACAGGAGGCCAGCAACCCTGAAACTGACTGAGAACAAATAGGCTGCAGGACGAACTGCAGACAAACTGCAGCGCAAACAGCGTGGGTACAATCCACACTGAACGACCCAAAGGAACCTAGGGCTATAAAATAAACAGCTCTGGGCTTCCTGCATACCTTGCAATACCCCTACACCCCCACTTGGGGGCACACCTTCGACTTTGGTAACCACATTTCCATGCAATATTATAGCACAACCATTGAAACTAGCAGTGATTTAAACATGTAACTGCGTAACCATGGAAACGGGTGTTGTGTAAACATGGAAACAGCAgccactgctttgtctgatccactcatgccagcacaacacacactagaaCACCGccaccatatcagtgtcactgcagcgctgagaatgatccaccgcccaCATCAGACCAGAGCAGGTATCTGTGGGGGCTCCATGGGGGTTCTGACCATTGGGCTAACAGAGTATGCCGAGCAACAGCTGAACTACAACATGCTTCTATAATGATGATGAAAGTGATGATGGTATAAAGCAGGGTCTACAGAGTCAGCTCTTTGTGTCCCACAGATGGAGACAGTGTGGTCATTGAGAACGGGACGTTCAGCTGGTCCAGAGATGGTCCGCCATGTCTTAGGAGGTGAGCAGCtcaaaacacagctccagaatgCCGCTGACATCCTACACGGGGCTGGAGAGTGTgaccatattttttttatgcacTGTCACTCATGAGACTCACGAGGGGGCTTCCTACTTGGGGGCAGCAATTTTTAAAATAGCCTTTTACAGAGTCTCTAAAGCAcccaggccactaggggtcagtttGATGGCTGTGGAAAAACAAATGAACGCACCTTTAAAGTCTAACCTGGAGCGATAAAACTAGTTTTAGCACAGTCTGATTTAACAATTTCTTTGCCTcttgccctgtgtgtgtgtgtgtgtatagagtgaGTGTAAAGGTGCCCCAGGGGTCTTTAGTGGCCGTGGTGGGTCATGTGGGCAGCGGGAAATCTTCCTTTCTCTCGGCTATGCtcggagagacagagaagaggaGTGGAAATGTCACTGTGAAGGTACATAATTATtccagtgatgtgtgtgtgacaggccCTGTCCTCAAATAACTGCCCTGGTGTTTATCCCCTGCATGGTTCCTACTCTACTTGGCTATTCTCATTGTCCATTAGATAAATCTAGTTCTAGAATCGGGTTTTTTTATGTCCCTGTTCTCTCATGGTTCAGagtgagccgagtagggactaaaccttgcagagcactgattgtccagagagtcatcactctacgccacgtaatgcagacgtccagcaccaactctccatctgtaaaatctccagctgcagcagagatcacatttgatTTTATcagactcacgacggcagctcgtaaaattacgccgtggtcttttgaagcggttcaaacgctccttggatcggtggccgacgaaagaatccagcgagagctggacgctgcaacaaggaaggaacaatcTCTACtaatctgtctgaactgatgatggagctgtgttcagtcccaaacaacaacaacaacaacaacaacagcaacacgcatatacaccatgagtaaaccctgcttaacgttaccgccgctgtggttgtggttttcaaagtccgctgttccccttagagacgggttttgagacgacacccgatacatttcaggggggagctgcGGGAGTGGAAAATCAACCAGGGCTCAAACAGAGAGCAGAGTCCAGTAGAACCTGTTAGAGCCCAGTAGAGtcagtaccatgcagtggattAGTGCCATAAATTCAGATTGGTATGTTTTCCCTGTTTCTGTTGGGCCAGTTAGATATTGAGTTTGACCCCACATATGTGTCATGTCTGTGTTTTAGGCTCATGAAAAATTATCAGGTGAAGCAGATGTAGTTTGGCTTTAACAGGAAGACCCTCAGCTGAATGAAGCCTGTTTCCCTGTTCTCTAGGGTTCTGTGGCGTATGTTCCCCAGCAGGCCTGGATTCAGAACGCCACTCTGAAGGAGAACATCATATTCGGACAGGAGAAGAAGGAGTGTTGGTATCACAGGGTCCTGGAGGCCTGTGCTCTGCTCCCGGATCTGGAGATCCTCCCTGGGGGAGACGCTACTGAGATCGGGGAGAAGGTGAAAATCCATCAATAACTCGATTAATGTCTCAGTGGGAATAGAACAATGCAGTAGAGGAATTATAGCCTGGATCTGATTACATTTCTGATCTAAAACACCTGGATTTGATTACATTCCTGATTGGAAACACATGTACCTGATTATATTCCTGAACAAAAACATTCTCAGTGGGAATAGTATAATGCAGTAGAGGAATTATAGCCATGGAAACACCTGTATCTGATTACAATCCCGATATGAAACACCTGTATCTGATTACATTCCTGATTGGAAACACATGTATCTGATTATATTCCTGATATGAAACACTTGTATCTGATTCTATTCCCAGTTGGGATCGTGTCTGACCACACTGAGTGTGAGATTGGACTGTATCTGAATATATTCCCAGTGAGAAGTGTGTCTGATCACTGAGCGTGAGATTGGACTGTATCTGCTGTTCTAGGGCCTGAATCTCTCCGGTGGGCAGAAGCAGAGGGTGAGTTTAGCCCGAGCCGTATACAGAAAGGCTGATGTTTATCTGCTGGATGACCCTCTGTCTGCAGTGGACGCACACGTTGGTCAGCACATCTTCGACAGCGTCATCGGACCCAGAGGAATTCTCCAGAATAAGGTACGTGTGTCTAATGTCCCTGACCCGGACACTCTCCTTCCTATCTCTCAGCCGAGTTGAACTCTGAGTTGTGTTTaacggtgtgtgtttgatgctGTGGTCAGACCCGAGTGCTGGTGACCCATGGGCTGAGCTTCCTGCCCCAGGCTGATCTAATTCTGGTTCTGGAGGACGGAGAGATCACAGAGTCGGGCTCTTATGTCGAACTGCTCGGACGGAAGAGTGCCTTCGCAGACTTCATCAAAACCTTTGCCACGACCGAGCGAAGAGAGAGCTCCACACACAGGGGTCAGTGAGGGTCAGAGCACAGATCCCTTCAGCCTTCACTTATGGGTTCTGTTCATTGTTAGAGTGAAAACAAGAGACAGagcccactcactcactcactcactcctcttCTTCTAAAGGGCtgtagctgtgtgtttgtgttgttgcttttattgtgtattatttcAGGGATGTATAAATGATGAACACATAAATTTGTCCAGTCTGCAGTaaattaaaagttattttaaaatggtaaattttgttttactttcagGAACCCAGAGTTCAGTGTCTCGTCTGAGTGTCACCGACTTCTCTATTGACCTCTCTCAGGAGCAGCTCATTAggtaaacaacaataacaacaagcTGTGTAATTTCCTCACCACCCAGACatgactcagcactgcagatacTGCACCCTGTAACTTTTGGGGTCAGGTGGGAAATGACCCACCCCCTAACTCTCCCTCCCCTcttaatttcaggacagtgttgtaaaagtgaatCACACTCTGCtcctgtagggggagcccaggaggaaaaatacaacatcttacttttaatcaaattaattaattgaaacATCAAAGGGAATCAGATCTTTGTTTTTTGCTGCAGTGGAGATGTGGGCAGTGCCAGTATCCAGAGCCTGAAAACGATACCGGACCAGGAGCAGGAGCCGGACCTGGAGAAACTGGGCAAACTCACGGAGGCTGATACTGCCCACACTGGCCGGGTGAGGACACAACTacactaataataatgataataataataataataataataataacaacaaaacacacacacacaaaaccctgcCAGAAAGTTAATCACtagattattttaaatgatcaccagaTGCTAACAATATCAAGTGTTCACTCAGTAATATTTGGTGCTAATCACTTTATTGTGGTCATTACTGATAGGACATGACTACGATTGTAGGGAAAACAGTTCTAAGCTCTGTGTttattaaggtggaatggtgtaaTTGAGGGGAAAAacctgactgttgtttgtatgtggctgtagtgtctgtaagtttttattcactgtttaaactaCTACAGAAACTTATTGGTAAATTAACTTGcctagttttgtagcactgtcgctaatgcagttagccgtctcccacgtttggagacatttccccTTTATGATCCAAAACGAAGTCAATTACCCCCCCTATGGAGGAGGATCGGTTCATGCCTTTCAgcgatgagggagagagagatatagagagagcctagcattctagactgagacactttttttttttacacgtttacagacactagggcttcataaacacattagacaagCTCTATTACTCACTTATTAGTACCTACTGCTCATCTGATTATATCTTGTGCTCACATAAAATTATGTGATGTGATGCCCACTTGATAGCTGAAGTTCtgagatctgattggttgtgAGCTGTAGTGGAGGTCTGTAGTTCTGTAGTTCtgagatctgattggttgtgAACTCAGCAGTTCTGAGCTCTGATTGGATGTCTGTCCTCCAGGTGAAGTTGGAGATGTACGTGGAATATTTCCGCACCATTGGCCTGGTCTTCATCGCGCCCATCGTCCTGCTCTACGTCTTCCAGCAGGTCGCATCTCTGGGCAGCAACTACTGGCTGCGGATGTGGGCAGACGACCCGGTGGTTAACGGATCTCTGGGCGGCACTGACGTCAAACTGGCTGTGTTTGGAGCTCTGGGTTTCGCCCAAGGTCAGTGATTCATAAACTCTGACCTTCAGGAGACCCCTGAAGTCTGGTTGTGAACCTGTAGAGGGCATTATTCCCATGTTAGGATTTCCAGGTCTGAATCAGAGAACCCACTCTGCCTGGATCTGACACATCAGCTTACAGATCCCCACACTCCCTAGCACTGTCAGCAGAGAGATGGGGGAGAGTGAGTGCCATCCCACACAACCACGAACCTCGCCCTCCAACCTGCATCCACTGCCTCTCAACCGGCAGTCTGGGGTTTGTATCCCAGCTTGGCCAAGTTCACGTTACCAGGCTCAAATCAGGCTCAAAtgactctctttttttttttttgccttaattTGACAGATCTAattttttcagggctgtgtgaacaTGTCAGATCTGATTTTGTcaaatctctcactctctttttccacttccctctttctctgtttttttatgtAGTGACCTTGTGTCAGCTGCGGAGTCAATGAGTCCTTGATCTTTTCAGGGTTGTGTGGACATGACAAATGcaatttttttcaaaaaatttGAGTCATATTCGTACGTGCCCCCAAATCTGATACCTATCTGATTTGTGGCCATGCAACATAAATGTGAACAGTCAGATCAGATTTCATGCGTTTAGTGCTGTTGCTTACTAAGCAACTGTGTCCCAAATagcaccatactccctacatagttcACTACACCGATTTTAAAACTAAATCTACCACACACAAAGAGGTCACAGGTCCAGCTGGAAGATGTGAAGCTTATAAAGCACATAAGTGCAAataccattattttatgacctaccgTGTGCACTACCTAGGGGGGAGGCAGCCATTTGAGATGTATCCGATCTCATGATGAAGCAGTACAAGCTGGTGGGCTTATTTCACCTTCTCGTCCTGATCACTGACAAATTATTCTCCAGTTTTAATACTAAGTGTCGTCTACCAGATATGTTGTTGTATATTGTTGCATAAATATCTCCACTAaaaaattatggttctacaTGGGTTCTTTATAAAAGTAAATGGTTCTATGTAGAACCCTTAACActtgaagaacattttgcatCATTAAATGGTACTTAGCAatgtgaaggggttcttcagactgatggagaaaagggttctatacggcaccaaaaatggttcctctGTTCTAACAAGCTTGACATTATAACAATATAGGAAACAGTTTTGGTGCTGTACAGAACCATTCTCTAAAAGGTATTAtaatagaaccatctatagcacattctctatCAGGTGtccagggttctatatagaactatttctttaaataaagaacccttgtagaaccataatttttaagtgtgtatcagtgtgctCATTCGTGTCATTTCAGGCACTTATACAGGTCACTAAAGTTTATAAATGTAAACTGTGAAGGTACACCAAATCCCATCTGAGCAAATCAGAATTGAGTGAGGCTCGTAATGTGAACGTAGCCTAAGTGTCCACTCATTAACAGATTGTCCTCCTGTGATTTCAGGGATGGCTCTTTTTGGGACCACGGTGGCCATTTCTCTAGGTGGGATCCTGGCGTCCCGTCAGCTGCATCTGGACCTGCTGACGAACGTCCTGCACTCGCCCATGTCCTTCTTCGAGAGCTCGCCCAGCGGGAACCTGCTCAACCGCTTCTCCAAGGAGACAGACGCCATCGACTGCATGATTCCCGACGCCTTCAAGAGCATGCTGGGATATGTCTTCAAGCTGTTGGAGGTCTGCATCATCGTCCTGATAGCCACGCCCTTCGCCGGACTGGTCATCCTGCCGCTCCTAATCTTCTACTCCTTCATCCAGGTGAGAGCAGGGGGAGGAGCCGGGGCTTTGAGAAACTGAGGCTTACAGTAGTGCGGTCAGGGGCCGGTGGTGGGAGGATGGAGCGCCATTGCTACAAAAATCACTGTTTCACCGTTCCACAGTCCAATATATTAAACATCACCAGTGCGTTTTAGTCAGATTCATCAGAGgtttaaatacacacatacatctctccctctctttttccttactcattttctctctctcttcaccctccctccctctcactctctgtagAGTTTTTACGTGGCGACCTCGTGTCAGCTGCGGCGTCTTGAGTCTGTGAGTCGTTCCCCGATCTTCTCCCACTTCAGTGAGACGGTTCAGGGTGTTGGGGTGATCCGGGCATTCGGGGAACAGTCAACGTTTATCCTCCGGGCGAACAGCCGAGTGGACAATAACCAGACTTCCTACTTCCCCAGATTCGTGGCCACCAGGTAAGAGATCACATACACATGGTATTTTTGATCTCTGACCAGTTTGATGGGCCTGATCTCTCTGATGTGTTTGATCTCACTGATTTGTCTGATCTCTGTGGTGTGCTTGATGTGTTTGATCTCACTGATTTGTCTGATCTCACTGATTTGTCTGATCTTTGTGGTGTGCTTGATGTGTTTGATCTTTGATCAATCTGATGTGTCTGATCTTTGTGGTGGGTTTGATTTATGATTGGTCTGATCTTTCTGGATTTGTTTTTGAACTCTGACTAGTGTGTTTGATCTGTCTGATCTCTCTGATGTGTTTGATCTGTCTAATCTCTGTagtgtgtttgatgtgttttgATCTCTCTGATGTGTCTGATATTCTATGTGCAGGTGGCTGGCAGTGAATCTGGAGTTTCTGGGGAACCTGTTGGTTTTGGCGGCTGCGATTCTGTCGGTGATGGGCAGAGAGACTCTGAGTCCAGGCATCGTTGGATTGGCCATAACCCACTCTCTTCAGGTCAGACCCCAGGGTCGTCACTTCATTACTACACTGTGTAAATGCCCTTTTTTTGGTTTTATTGCGTTTTTCCACTGGTCAGATCGGTCTGGTTTCAAATCTATGGTCATGGTTTTGTCCCTTTCTCCACTAACCAGAGACCTGCATAGTGCTAGAAAGTCCAAACTGAACCTGGTCACTCTTTCTGTCAGGGTGCCCAGTGGGTGGAGGTGGACTGTATGGGCGGAGCTAgattggctgctgattggccagCTGCTGAGCCAATCCCTTATCTGTGTGGTCAGGGGAGCAGGTCTAGATCTAGAGTCTAGTGTAAGAAAGGAAAGGAGGAATGGGGTTCTGGTGTTCCGCTGCCTCTGTCTCTTCCCCTAAAGAAGAGGAGAAGGTCGAGCACAACCTAAAGGTCCTCCTCTGCTACTAATATTACTCCAGATGCTCCAGTTCTGGGGTGGGATTAGAAACAGAACCAGGCCTTACCATGAGGTCCAGTGGACAGATGTTGTTACTGTGCCAGTTAAAGTAAACATGTGGCACGGTGTAAACAAAGCaaacacggtggcgcagccggtagtttcacagtcacacagctccaggtacgtggaggttgtgggttcgattcccgctccgggtgactgtgaggagtttggtgtgttctccctgtgtccacgtgggtttcctcccacagtccaaaaacacacgttggtaggtgaattggcaactcaaaagtgtgaatgtgtgtctgtgttgccctgtgaaggactggtgccccctccagggtgtattcctgccttttgcccaatgattccaggtaggctctggacccaccgtgaccctgaactggataagcggttacagataatgaatgaatgaatgattattaacTGTATTAAACCTTCTAGCTTTTATCATTAAGCACTGAGTTCTTGTTTGCCTTACCTCAGGTCCAGCCCTCCCACCCCC encodes:
- the LOC136665279 gene encoding multidrug resistance-associated protein 1-like, with the translated sequence MDDLCTLSGLDPLWDWNLTWFTPNPDLTQCFQHTVLVWFPCLYLWICAPLHFLYLILHNHGHISVSRFCFTKTVLGLCLASFGLLELVYLLVNRSREIEHNMVFLLSPIIRSLTTVLAVCVIHLERMKGCRSSLFLFLFWTLCVVCSLVPLRANIQAVVEEGFMEDTLRFVAFFACFSLQLTQLILSCFADQRPDVLKPICKKSPCPEEDASFLSRTLFWWFSGLVVKGYRSPLRAEDLWSLRDKDTSAKIISDLEKEWSSQCARLQQQGKCEKVKALSCRITEQTQLLHKLRQQQSSSFLLLRTLAKTFGPCFLSGTLCLIIHDAFMFSIPQVLSLLLDFVRDESAPLWKGYLFAFTMFLLSCMQSLFNHQYMYSCFTVGMRVKTAVMGLVYRKSLVISSAARRTCTVGEIVNLVSADTQKLMDFVVYFNAVWLAPIEITLCLFFLWQRLGPSALAGITTVILIFPLNGLIAKMRSKLQEVQMKHMDGRIKLMTEILNGIKILKFYAWEKAFMERVLGYREKELKALKQSQILYSISIASFNSSTFLIAFAMFGVYVLIDEKNVLDAQKIFVSMALINILKTPLSQLPFAMSTSMQALVSLKRLGKFLCQDELKPDSVVRVPSGSDGDSVVIENGTFSWSRDGPPCLRRVSVKVPQGSLVAVVGHVGSGKSSFLSAMLGETEKRSGNVTVKGSVAYVPQQAWIQNATLKENIIFGQEKKECWYHRVLEACALLPDLEILPGGDATEIGEKGLNLSGGQKQRVSLARAVYRKADVYLLDDPLSAVDAHVGQHIFDSVIGPRGILQNKTRVLVTHGLSFLPQADLILVLEDGEITESGSYVELLGRKSAFADFIKTFATTERRESSTHRGTQSSVSRLSVTDFSIDLSQEQLISGDVGSASIQSLKTIPDQEQEPDLEKLGKLTEADTAHTGRVKLEMYVEYFRTIGLVFIAPIVLLYVFQQVASLGSNYWLRMWADDPVVNGSLGGTDVKLAVFGALGFAQGMALFGTTVAISLGGILASRQLHLDLLTNVLHSPMSFFESSPSGNLLNRFSKETDAIDCMIPDAFKSMLGYVFKLLEVCIIVLIATPFAGLVILPLLIFYSFIQSFYVATSCQLRRLESVSRSPIFSHFSETVQGVGVIRAFGEQSTFILRANSRVDNNQTSYFPRFVATRWLAVNLEFLGNLLVLAAAILSVMGRETLSPGIVGLAITHSLQVTGILSWIVRAWTDVENNIVSVERVKEYADTPKEAPWTIENRALPLTWPQHGTIEFQQYGLQYRKGLDWALKDITLSVQEREKVGIVGRTGAGKSSLALGIFRILEAAKGQIYIDGVNIAEMGLQELRSRITIIPQDPVLFSGSLRMNLDPFDCYSDEDVWRALELAHLKNFVSSLPDKLDHECSEGGENLSLGQRQLVCLARALLRKTKVLVLDEATAAVDLETDDLIQSTIRTQFENCTVLTIAHRLNTIMDYTRVIVMDRGHIAEMDSPSNLIAERGQFYHMCREAGLV